In a single window of the Pseudanabaena sp. BC1403 genome:
- a CDS encoding LexA family transcriptional regulator — translation MPRGGKRQGAGRPVGTGKYNETTKAVRLPISLADEILEALARDPQQVEPATIVSSIFKTDNFTKCRVPLYLNPVAAGLPAPTEDYIEGKIDLNRHLVKHPDSTFLVRVVGESMQDAGIHPRDLLVVDRSLEAISGKVVIAVVDGELTVKRLRKHRNKLWLMPENPNFQPIEIGENVELHIWGVVTNVIHAL, via the coding sequence ATGCCGCGTGGTGGGAAACGTCAGGGAGCAGGTCGTCCTGTGGGTACTGGCAAATACAACGAAACAACAAAGGCTGTGCGGTTACCAATTAGCCTGGCTGATGAAATCTTAGAAGCACTCGCGAGAGATCCGCAACAGGTAGAACCAGCAACCATTGTCTCATCTATTTTTAAAACAGACAACTTTACAAAATGTCGAGTGCCACTCTATCTCAATCCCGTTGCCGCAGGACTGCCCGCCCCAACCGAGGATTATATAGAAGGCAAGATTGACCTCAATCGCCATCTTGTCAAACATCCTGACTCCACCTTTTTAGTTCGCGTAGTCGGAGAGTCCATGCAAGATGCGGGTATACATCCTCGTGACCTACTTGTAGTCGATCGCTCCCTTGAAGCCATCAGTGGCAAGGTAGTCATCGCCGTAGTCGATGGAGAGTTAACCGTGAAACGTCTGCGTAAACATCGGAACAAATTATGGCTCATGCCTGAAAATCCGAATTTTCAGCCCATTGAAATAGGCGAAAATGTGGAGCTACATATTTGGGGAGTAGTCACAAACGTAATTCATGCCCTTTAG
- a CDS encoding transposase, with the protein MRLDDGDLLIVATAHNPHSAIADYTKRWAIETLFGCFKSRGFCLESTHLQDPQRLSKLFALLTLALCWCFSSGLWQSLLKTLKPKKHGRLPKSIFRLGFDFLRDIIFDLHLNSLAFFNSIKFLSCT; encoded by the coding sequence ATGCGTCTAGATGATGGCGATTTATTAATTGTCGCTACCGCTCATAACCCGCATAGTGCCATTGCTGACTATACCAAGCGTTGGGCGATTGAAACTTTATTTGGTTGTTTTAAATCTCGTGGCTTTTGTTTGGAGTCTACTCATCTTCAAGACCCTCAACGCCTTTCTAAACTTTTTGCTTTACTTACTCTCGCTTTATGCTGGTGCTTTTCCTCTGGCTTATGGCAATCTCTACTCAAGACTCTCAAGCCTAAAAAACATGGGCGCTTACCTAAAAGCATTTTTCGTCTTGGGTTTGATTTCCTGCGTGATATCATTTTTGACCTTCATCTCAATTCTCTAGCCTTTTTCAACTCCATTAAATTTTTGTCCTGTACTTAG